A window of Pseudomonadota bacterium genomic DNA:
TAACGGGCGATCTCATTGAGTGGGCCGACGCCATTCTTGTGATGGAACGAAGTCATAGAAACAAGGTGGCTAAAAAATTCAGGCCGCTGTTGAAGGGAAAGAAGTTGGCTGTGTTGGATATTCCAGACGACTTTGAACGAGGCGATCCAGTGCTCATTAGACTGTTAAAAACAAGAGTGCCCAGATATGTCAATATCTAGGTCAAACGGCTGATTGGTGCAACGAATCTTGGCCTGTCCGCATAGTCTCCTCCGTACGTTACGCCACCGCGCCAAACTGGGCTGACCGAAATCGTTATGCGCAATGTTGAAATCGTTCTAGCGCTCATTGGCTTTAGCGTGATTGTCGCTTGCGGCAAACCGGAATTCGCTGAGTGCGCTTCCAGTGGAGTCTCAAACCTCGGTACGGAACCGCAAGTCAGTCATGACATTCAATACGACCTGGATAAGGTCTTACCTCAAGCAAAAAGTGGCGATCCGGCCGCACAAGCCTTAGCGGCGGCGCTTTATTGGCATACTGATCCCAAGGAGGCTGTTGATTGGGCAGATCGGGCGATGAAGAGTGGCTGTATCGATGGCATAGTTATGCTTGCGATTGCCTTCCGCGAAGGGCGAGGCGTCGACAAGGATCTGGAACGTGCGTTTCAACTTTACTTGTTAGCCGCGCAGTCAGGAAGCCGTGCGGCCGCCGGTATTGTGAGTGATATGTATCACAAAGGGGAGGGGATAGAGGCCGATATCGATGAGGCGCTCTATTGGCACGGGCAATCTCGCGGGAATTGATGAGTTCGCCCATAACAGAGCAAGAACGGGTAGTTTGGCTGAAGCGAATGCTCGCAATGCCGGCGAATTATTTATACCGTAACCTGTCAACCAACCGTCAACTCAGAGATAACCGTTTTGAATACCCAGCGATCAATACACGAACGCGAGATTGTTTCGATCAAACGCGAAAGTGTGGACGATAAGAAAATTCAGGGATTCGTTATCAACGAATCGCCCTCCCTATTGCTCCTTCACTATATTTGCGACTTTCGCAGTGACGGGCTCATGGTGCTGAGGAGGTGTGACATATCGAGCATTGAGACTCTCGAGGTCGACCGATTTCAAACCGAGCTACTCAAGGAGGAGGGCGTTTTCGAGTCGATTGATTTTGGTTCGAGCTACAAAGTGGATTCGTGGGAGGAATTTTTCCTCTCCGCAAATGGTCAAAACGAACTATTCATTGTCGAGCAAGAGCTTATCGATGAGCCCGATCTGGCGATCGGCAAGATACTGCGTATCGGCAAGAATCAGATTGACTTGCACTATTTTACAGGGATCGGCCGTTGGTTAGATGAGCTTGATCGAATTGACTACGCCAACATCACGTCCTGCCAGCTCGACACCAACTATATCAATGTCTACAAGCGCTATTTTGAACGTATTGATGCATAACAACTTGCGACCATCTGCCGGGGGCGCGTTTGTGCTTCTTACCGTTGAGTGCAAGCGTGATTTGCATTGCTCGGTGTTCTTTTCATGAGATGGTCGAAACTAAAGAACCGTGTAGAGAAGAAATTCTCGCCATCCCTTGGGAGGCTTGTTGCCATACACAGCACCACCTATGGGGATTGTACATGTGGACACGCTTGGCTTACTGTCGAAAAACAAATCGTAGCCAATTTTTGCACGAGAGCATTCTACAATCGTGCTGCTGGCAACGTGAGAAAAGAAGGCAGGCCATGGGTGACCGATTCAGCGGTTCCTTCGCATGTCTCAGATGCGCAGAACAGTCGGTACGGTGAGGTCGAGTACGGAGAGCTCTCACGACGCGATGCGTATCAGTCCTGCTGGGAATACGTGCATGATTTGAGCGCGGAGCAAGCACTGCGATCTGATGATCCGCTCATACAGGCCTTGGCAACGCTGGATGCTCGTATTGGTAAAAGGCGACTCAAGGCCATACAGTTCGATACGCTGCATCCCTTGGCCGCTCGATTACTTAAGGTCAGAATGCGAGCAGAAGGTATCCACTATGACGAATAACACGCCGCAGCGATGGTCCCTAGGCGTGTCGGACGTAAGGAATCGTTGGGCCGCGAATTAGGATAAGGACGGTAAACGAATGTCAGTAATCAACGCACACCGACTATTCACAGGCCTGCGAATACTCCTTGCGGGCATCATCGCCGCTCACGGCTGGGCTCGCCTCTCGGCTGGTGCCGTTGCACCGTTTGGCGCTTGGCTCGACTCACAGCACATCCCCTTTGGACTAATGATTGCGTATGCGGTTACGTTTATTGAGATTGTCGGCACGCCGTTGTTGGCGTTGGGGCGATTTGTGTCCGTGCTGTGTCTCGCCTATTGCTTGATTTATGCCGCGGGTATTGCCCTGGTCCATGCGCCAGAGGGTTGGTTCGTTGTGGGATTAGGGCGTAACGGCATGGAGTACAGCGTGCTTCTGATTGCCAATTTATTGGGTGTCGCTTATTGGCATTGGACGCTCGACGCTTCAGTCGACTAGGCGGTAGCCGCGTCTTGGGCATTGGCAGTGGCTGGCCAGTACACGAGTCCGCGATCGATTTGCTGATGAGCCAACGCGAGTGACGGGTTGCAGAGGGTACTTTGATGGGCCGCTGGATTCTCACCTTCCGTGTGCCCATTCAGATTCTTGGTTATTGGTTTTATTCTCGATAATCTGAATTCATAGTTCAGCGAGATGGATAGGCTTCACCAAGCATCTCTACATCATTACTCTTAATACTCCTGTACACTTAAGCATCGGAACTGAGTGGTAAAGCGATAGGTGACGAAATAGTCTTTATGTAGCGTTCGATTTTGGCAAACTTTTGGGAGAGGCTTGATGTCAATTTCTAGAAGTGTGCAGCTCGTATCCAAAACCAGATCAGTGTCATTGCATACAAGGGATAGTGAGTATAAAAGAAGTAATTGCTGTGCAATGCGTTTTTGACCCCATTTCACCAAAGTGAATTGTGGGGGACTATTTGCTCGGTAGGAACCGTGATGGTTAGAAAGCAGCTCTTATGGATTCTCTGCGGCGTAATTGGCCTATGGCTGATTAATCTTCTGTGCATGCTGATGATTTACGGTAAGCCGAGTAGCCCAGGCACAGTGGGAGACATGTTTGGTGCGGTAAATGCGCTTTTCTCTGGACTGGCGTTCGCTTTTGTTATTTACGCGATAGTCCTTCAACAGGAAGATCTAAAGCTTCAAAGAAGAGAGTTAGAATTAACCAGGAAAGAATTACAACTGACTCGAAACGAACACGTTCGATCCGCCAATGCACAGGCCAACTCTCTAATTTTCGGAGCACTCGCTTCCCTTTCAACTAGATGGAATTCGCTTCCAATGTTTCGCGCGAGACACGCCGTATCATCACGTTACCTGCGCGCCGGGGAGCTTGAGGAAGGCGTTTGGGAAATTATAGCCGAGTTTTTCGAACATCTAGGTACCTGTTTGCGTGCAGAAGCGATTTCTAGCGGCATAGTATGGGATACCTACAGTTGGTATATCGAGAACTATTGGTTGATCGTTAAAGATACGGTGGTTGATCTCCGTGAGGAAGATGGAGATCCTGCTTATTATGAACGCTTCGAACAGCTCTTTAATCAAATGACTGATATCACTAAGAGTCAGCTCGGTCAGCAGTATAATAGAGATAACGACGCGTTACGTACTTTCTGCACAGCTGAGATTCCTCTGGCAGAAGCAGGTATTGGCACCTTTTCTTCCACCGTTGCTCCCGCAATTATTACGTCTACTGAGAACAGTACCTAACTCATAAAGACAGGATGCAGTTTTATTATGACGCTTGTAATCTAGATAGGTGAGCTAAACGCCTGTCTTTCTTCGGTTAACGGGTGCTATTTCGATCAAAGTGTTGCAATCAGGTTGGTGTTGGCAATGAGTTTCAATATTGAGCTTATTGGTTTTTAGGAAACTTGGTTTGGTGTAGTGTCAACTTCGCGAAGTGCGAGATTTCGGGCTGGTATTGAGGTAACGCGGCTGGAGAAATTATGAGTGATAATGAAGGAAAAATAAAAGTTGTAGCAGAGATTCTTAAGGAAGGTACGGCCTATGACGACGCGGTGAAAGGATTCTTGCATAAGGCAATCGGTGGCCCACTAGAGCAAATGGGTATGATGATGTCGGAGTTTATCGCTTATCGCAGAGCACGTAATCTCGCAAAATTTCATGACAAATTATTAGACGCTATTGATAAATCGAATATTAATGAAGAGCATATTAAGTCGTTATCGCCCGGTCTTGTAATGAAAATCGTAGGTAACTCATCAATGGAGGAGGCTGAGGAGGTGCTTTCTTATGCTGCGAATCTGCTCGTTAATTCGTCGAATCCGAAGTTCGGTTTCACTTTGCAACCTGCTTTCGTGAAACACCTTTCCGAGATTGATGCGTTTTCAACTCGTCTCGTAAGCTATTTGTATTATCGAGATATAGAGGGGATCGTTGAGGAGAGTAGCTTTCTAAGTAATAGCGATGCGGATGAATTTGATAGTTCCATTCATAATCTGATTAGAATGCGGATTGTGTTAGTAGAAGAGGAAACTTCAACAGAAGAAATTATTCAGGCAGCAGAGATCGGCGATCAAGAAAAATTAGCAAAGATTATTCACAAGTCATTTCAAGATAGGTCTATTAATCGCGTATTTAGTATTGAAGAACTTCGCCGAATTCGATTGAGCGGATTTGGTCTGAGGTTTGCCTCTGCATGTGTAAAAGCCTGGTCAAAAGAATAGACTTCTGAGCACTTCGGTCTTGTAGATTCTGGCAGCTTAGTCAATATAGAAATTGTGTTTTGATCACTTTTCTTGATCGGTATCAATATTCGTAATGAGATATTTAAAGAAAAGTTATTTCTACTCGCCCGGAATTCAGGCCGTCTATTCTTCCGCTGCATCACACCTAAAATCGACGGGCCAAACTCTCTGAGACCTGAGCGCCGAGCGATTTTATTCGCTCAGTCTGCGCGCGCTCGACCAGCTCCACATAAGCGCTGAATCGGCGACGGTTGTCGGTGAAGTCATTTAAGAACTGCTGGCTCGCTCTCATCGCTTCAAAGTCGCATTGGGCATCGCCCCAAGAGGCGAGACCGTGGCGGATAAGCTCCGGATGTTTGCGTGCGAGCGGTAGGCGATCAATCTGAATGTCTTTTCGCAGCGTTAACATCCCATGATGTGCCTGATCAAACGATAAAATTGCGGTACGCAGATTC
This region includes:
- a CDS encoding Abi-alpha family protein: MSDNEGKIKVVAEILKEGTAYDDAVKGFLHKAIGGPLEQMGMMMSEFIAYRRARNLAKFHDKLLDAIDKSNINEEHIKSLSPGLVMKIVGNSSMEEAEEVLSYAANLLVNSSNPKFGFTLQPAFVKHLSEIDAFSTRLVSYLYYRDIEGIVEESSFLSNSDADEFDSSIHNLIRMRIVLVEEETSTEEIIQAAEIGDQEKLAKIIHKSFQDRSINRVFSIEELRRIRLSGFGLRFASACVKAWSKE
- a CDS encoding DoxX family protein; this encodes MSVINAHRLFTGLRILLAGIIAAHGWARLSAGAVAPFGAWLDSQHIPFGLMIAYAVTFIEIVGTPLLALGRFVSVLCLAYCLIYAAGIALVHAPEGWFVVGLGRNGMEYSVLLIANLLGVAYWHWTLDASVD
- a CDS encoding phosphotyrosine protein phosphatase; translated protein: MNLLFVCSENRLRSPTAEDVFQSYPNVEAIGAGTNSDAPTTVTGDLIEWADAILVMERSHRNKVAKKFRPLLKGKKLAVLDIPDDFERGDPVLIRLLKTRVPRYVNI